One Glycine max cultivar Williams 82 chromosome 3, Glycine_max_v4.0, whole genome shotgun sequence DNA window includes the following coding sequences:
- the LOC100806103 gene encoding uncharacterized protein, producing the protein MAERETSESEDPSSSGSEYEDAQTVEGNGVKKKKGLSEYEKQRMSRIAENRARLEALGLPQIASSLKGSSQPHKATKGKEKKKKVKDDDDEEYEPEEDEGEQVSGSSSEENEDRKDEDFAIENASGSRKRKVKIKSLKKKARVSGKKHASNSEYIDYDDDEALRQAIALSLQDSAEGSYLPDKNVVNTSKTEKKGSGHVQEDKGRKKNKKSFASRLQLTEDELIVHFFQLDEAGKGTISVRDIQRAATAHDFLWTDKELVDMIRYFDSDGDGKLSLDDFRKIVVRCNLIKGS; encoded by the exons ATGGCGGAACGCGAAACCTCCGAATCCGAGGACCCCTCGAGTTCAGGTTCAGAGTACGAGGATGCACAAACGGTAGAGGGCAATggtgtgaagaagaagaagggtttGTCGGAGTACGAGAAACAGAGGATGTCGAGAATTGCCGAGAACAGAGCCAGGTTGGAGGCTCTGGGTTTGCCCCAAATCGCTTCCTCGTTAAAGGGTTCTTCGCAGCCTCACAAAGCCACGaagggcaaagagaagaagaagaaggttaaAGATGACGATGATGAAGAGTATGAACCCGAAGAAGACGAGGGAGAACAAGTATCGGGTTCTTCAAGTGAAGAAAATGAGGACCGTAAAGACGAGGACTTTGCAATTGAAAACGCTTCAGGGTCACGGAAAAGAAAG GTGAAGATCaaaagtttgaaaaagaaaGCCAGAGTCTCTGGGAAGAAGCATGCTAGTAATTCAGAGTACATTGATTACGATGATGATGAAGCTCTTAGGCAG GCAATTGCTCTTTCCTTGCAAGACTCTGCAGAAGGTTCTTATTTGCCTGACAAGAATGTAGTGAACACCAGCAAGACCGAGAAAAAGGGAAGTGGTCATGTTCAAGaagataagggaagaaagaagaacaaaaaatcg TTTGCTAGTCGGCTGCAACTGACTGAGGATGAGCTCATTGTACACTTCTTCCAGCTAGATG AAGCAGGAAAAGGAACTATAAGTGTAAGGGATATACAAAGGGCAGCTACAGCTCATGATTTTTTATGGACAGACAAAGAGTTAGTTGATATGATTCGCTACTTTGATAGTGATGGAGATGGAAAG CTAAGCCTTGATGATTTCCGGAAGATTGTTGTTCGTTGCAACTTGATTAAAGGGTCTTGA
- the LOC100305725 gene encoding uncharacterized protein LOC100305725 has protein sequence MSSGELLHIQPQELQFPFELRKQISCSLQLSNKTDNYVAFKVKTTNPKKYCVRPNTGVVMPRSTCDVIVTMQAQKEAPPDMQCKDKFLLQSVVASPGATTKDITPEMFNKESGHDVEECKLRVVYVAPPQPPSPVREGSDEDSSPRASVSENGHSSAAEFTGASKAFNERGEHQDASFEARALISKVTEERNSIVEQNRRLQQELELLRRDAGRSRGGVPFIYVVLVGIIGLILGFLLKRT, from the exons ATGAGTTCCGGCGAGCTCCTCCACATACAGCCCCAGGAGCTGCAGTTTCCCT TTGAATTGAGGAAGCAGATCTCGTGCTCTTTGCAGTTGTCTAACAAGACTGACAACTATGTGGCTTTCAAG GTCAAGACAACAAATCCTAAGAAATATTGTGTTAGACCTAACACTGGAGTTGTGATGCCTAGGTCTACTTGTGATGTCATAG TGACAATGCAAGCCCAAAAGGAGGCACCTCCTGACATGCAATGCAAGGATAAGTTTCTCCTTCAAAGTGTAGTTGCTAGCCCTGGGGCAACCACAAAAGATATCACTCCAGAAATG TTCAATAAAGAATCTGGTCATGATGTTGAAGAGTGCAAGTTGAGAGTTGTTTATGTTGCTCCTCCTCAACCACCATCCCCAGTTCGAGAAGGATCTGATGAAGATTCATCCCCTCGTGCATCTGTATCTGAGAATGGGCATTCAAGTGCTGCGGAATTTACAGGG GCTTCAAAAGCTTTCAATGAGCGGGGTGAACATCAGGATGCTTCCTTTGAG gCAAGAGCTCTTATTTCCAAGGTAACTGAGGAGAGGAATTCTATTGTTGAGCAAAACAGAAGACTTCAGCAAGAACTG GAGCTTTTGAGGCGTGATGCCGGCAGAAGCCGCGGCGGTGTACCATTCATTTACGTAGTTCTTGTTGGCATCATTGGACTCATCTTGGGTTTCCTGTTGAAGAGGACGTGA
- the LOC100806630 gene encoding uncharacterized protein encodes MHTGMASLTQLHYKVHASTFRRVHSRSQGLLKSGKLSQLQRSAFPSIHINQSCICCTKLTPWESSPVTYAPTDNQSDTFLPQNANIFETLESSKTADSSITNAEGVVETESQPGLQLQVFKWPLWLLGPSVLLATGMVPTLWLPISSIFLGPNIASLLSLIGLDCIFNLGATLFLLMADACSRPKSPTQDCKSKAPFSYQFWNIVATLTGFVIPLLMMFGSQKGFLQPQLPFIPFAVLLGPYLLLLSVQFLTEMLTWHWQSPVWLVTPVIYESYRVLQLMRGLKLGVELSAPAWVMHTIRGLVCWWVLILGLQLMRVAWFAGLAARARKQQLSSVTSSVNGD; translated from the coding sequence ATGCATACAGGAATGGCTTCGTTAACTCAACTCCATTATAAAGTACATGCCTCCACTTTCAGAAGGGTGCATTCTAGAAGCCAAGGGCTATTGAAGTCTGGAAAACTATCCCAACTCCAACGATCTGCCTTTCCTAGTATTCACATTAATCAATCCTGCATATGCTGCACGAAGTTAACTCCATGGGAGTCATCACCTGTCACATATGCTCCTACTGATAATCAAAGTGATACTTTTTTGCCGCAAAATGCCAATATATTTGAAACTCTTGAATCTAGTAAAACAGCTgattcatcaataacaaatgCTGAAGGGGTTGTAGAGACAGAATCTCAGCCAGGCCTGCAGCTTCAGGTTTTCAAATGGCCATTGTGGCTTTTGGGCCCTTCCGTTCTGCTAGCAACTGGCATGGTCCCAACATTGTGGTTACCGATATCATCAATCTTTCTCGGCCCCAATATAGCCAGCCTACTTTCCTTAATTGGACTTGATTGCATATTTAACCTCGGTGCAACCCTTTTTCTCCTCATGGCTGATGCTTGTTCACGACCAAAGTCTCCAACACAAGACTGCAAAAGCAAGGCTCCCTTCAGTTACCAATTCTGGAACATTGTTGCAACTCTTACCGGTTTTGTTATCCCACTGTTGATGATGTTTGGATCTCAGAAGGGTTTTCTCCAACCTCAACTACCTTTCATCCCTTTTGCAGTTCTACTTGGTCcatatcttcttcttttgtctgTACAGTTTCTGACCGAGATGTTGACTTGGCATTGGCAATCACCAGTCTGGCTTGTTACCCCTGTCATTTACGAGTCCTACCGTGTCTTGCAGCTAATGAGGGGATTAAAGCTTGGGGTTGAGCTCAGTGCACCGGCATGGGTGATGCATACAATTAGGGGGCTGGTTTGCTGGTGGGTGCTAATTCTCGGTCTGCAGTTGATGAGGGTTGCTTGGTTTGCTGGCTTAGCTGCACGAGCTCGTAAGCAGCAATTGTCTTCTGTTActtctagtgttaatggtgattAG